A genome region from Methylorubrum populi includes the following:
- a CDS encoding NAD(+) synthase, producing MTPSQETLSPKDFRSLYRHGFARVAACTGRSHPGDPAANVADILGLAREVHAAGAALAVFPELCVSSYAIEDLLLQAALLDAVEAGVARLVEESAGLTPVLVVGAPLRWRNRLYNCAVAIRGGRLLGAVPKSYLPNYREFYEKRHFASGAGLSGETIRLGGLEAPFGTDLIFSADDLPGFRLAIEVCEDLWVPQTPGMAAVLAGATVIANPSGSPITVGRAESRALLTRAASMRGLCAYVYAAAGAGESTTDLSWDGQTSIDENGVRLAEGERFPAGPVVTLADLDLDLIAQERLQAGSLDDNARRHGGPPWRTIPFRLDPPQGDLGLRRRVERFPFVPADPARLAQDCYEAYSIQVAGLAQRLAATGTKRAVIGVSGGLDSTHALIVVAKAFDKLGLPRENILAYTLPGFATSDGTKANAHALMQALGATAAEIDIRPAARQMLTDMGHPYGRGEAVYDVTFENVQAGLRTDYLFRLANQHGGIVIGTGDLSELALGWSTYGVGDQMSHYGVNAGVPKTLIQHLIRWVISSGQLGSEENRTLQAVLDTEISPELVPAAEGEGPQSTEGKVGPYALQDFSLWFTLRHGFVPSKIAFLALHAWGDAQGGDWPPDFPVPQRVAYDLPEIRRWLHVFLDRFFRFSQFKRSALPNGPKVSAGGSLSPRGDWRAPSDASARAWLDELERNVPKA from the coding sequence ATGACTCCGAGCCAAGAGACCTTGAGTCCGAAGGACTTCCGCTCCCTCTACCGGCACGGCTTCGCCCGCGTGGCCGCCTGCACCGGGCGCAGCCATCCGGGCGACCCGGCGGCCAATGTCGCGGACATCCTCGGGCTGGCGCGGGAGGTCCACGCGGCCGGCGCGGCGCTCGCGGTCTTCCCCGAACTTTGCGTCTCTTCCTACGCCATCGAGGACCTGCTGCTGCAGGCGGCCCTGCTCGATGCGGTCGAGGCCGGGGTCGCGCGGCTGGTCGAGGAGAGCGCCGGGCTGACGCCGGTGCTCGTGGTCGGCGCGCCGCTGCGCTGGCGCAACCGGCTCTACAATTGCGCCGTGGCGATCCGGGGCGGGCGGCTCCTCGGCGCGGTGCCGAAGAGCTACCTGCCGAACTACCGGGAATTCTACGAGAAGCGCCACTTCGCCTCCGGCGCCGGCCTTTCCGGCGAAACGATCCGGCTCGGCGGGCTGGAGGCACCGTTCGGCACCGACCTGATTTTTTCCGCCGACGACCTGCCCGGTTTCCGCCTCGCCATCGAGGTCTGCGAGGATCTCTGGGTGCCGCAGACGCCGGGCATGGCGGCGGTGCTGGCCGGCGCGACCGTGATCGCCAACCCCTCCGGCAGCCCGATCACCGTGGGCCGGGCCGAGTCCCGCGCCCTGCTGACCCGCGCCGCCTCGATGCGGGGCCTGTGCGCCTACGTCTACGCGGCGGCGGGTGCGGGCGAATCCACCACCGACCTGTCCTGGGACGGGCAGACCAGCATCGACGAGAACGGCGTGCGGCTGGCCGAAGGTGAGCGCTTCCCCGCGGGACCGGTGGTGACGCTCGCCGACCTCGACCTCGACCTGATCGCCCAGGAGCGGCTCCAGGCCGGCAGCCTCGACGACAACGCCCGCCGGCACGGCGGCCCGCCCTGGCGCACGATCCCCTTCCGGCTCGACCCGCCGCAGGGCGACCTGGGCCTGAGGCGCCGCGTCGAGCGCTTCCCCTTCGTGCCCGCCGACCCGGCCCGCCTCGCCCAGGATTGCTACGAGGCCTACAGCATCCAGGTCGCCGGCCTCGCCCAGCGGCTCGCCGCGACGGGCACGAAGCGGGCGGTGATCGGCGTCTCCGGCGGCCTCGACTCGACCCACGCCCTGATCGTCGTCGCCAAGGCCTTCGACAAACTCGGCCTCCCGCGAGAAAACATCCTCGCCTATACCCTGCCGGGCTTCGCCACCTCCGACGGGACCAAGGCCAACGCCCACGCCCTGATGCAGGCGCTCGGTGCCACGGCGGCGGAGATCGACATCCGCCCGGCCGCCCGGCAGATGCTGACCGACATGGGCCACCCGTACGGGCGGGGGGAGGCGGTCTACGACGTCACCTTCGAGAACGTGCAGGCGGGGCTTCGCACGGACTACCTGTTCCGGCTCGCCAACCAGCACGGCGGGATCGTCATCGGCACCGGCGACCTGTCCGAACTGGCGCTCGGCTGGAGCACCTACGGCGTCGGCGACCAGATGAGCCATTACGGTGTCAACGCGGGCGTGCCCAAGACCCTGATCCAGCACCTGATCCGCTGGGTGATCTCGTCCGGGCAATTGGGGTCGGAGGAGAACCGCACCCTCCAGGCCGTGCTCGACACCGAGATTTCCCCGGAGCTGGTGCCGGCCGCGGAAGGCGAGGGGCCGCAGAGCACGGAAGGGAAGGTCGGCCCCTACGCGCTCCAGGACTTCTCGCTGTGGTTCACCCTGCGCCACGGCTTCGTGCCGTCCAAGATCGCCTTCCTCGCGCTCCACGCCTGGGGCGACGCGCAGGGCGGCGACTGGCCGCCGGACTTTCCGGTGCCTCAGCGCGTCGCCTACGACCTGCCGGAGATCCGGCGCTGGCTTCACGTGTTCCTCGACCGCTTCTTCCGCTTCAGCCAGTTCAAGCGCTCGGCCCTG
- a CDS encoding DNA translocase FtsK yields the protein MSLRSNLARRIAGAPPAPPRALPHALPHPALPEPGADGFDAGSVPSWLVPPGAMLGRGAAAEDGPHGAEEGLFATADPAALSEHAPPGQAPAYHGGPEMPFESRIDARASGPGVLVRTPRRPAAIAPEAGAIPAPRALPSSPVHPQGHPQGTPQAVPEAVRFTRTPDTVLMERRRQALEAEREAQSRAQALLDARAAAEAAALEAERAREAAEREAAERERLIAAEEAEAARLRAEQAALEVPSWRRPFVPPPGVSFFRTPDRRPKPAAPPPPAAAPVEDAQVATESRIGAFAPPAAPAVAAVGVAPLPFGFDVPFIPPVPAEPSDWSDVPDWSSLHGWFGPAEAPVEVAPASEPRPAAPRPALHAMAARAAIRPAHQAQVEAGGEAAIAARPVPFAAHPVAPHAGPQAPAATAAPASAQPAPQAPSPAPQAVAPLTIPARPVLLRTRPGAEPEAAEETVDETSGSAVEAAQDAFPDFDAAFEPEAVPAAAEPVAVEAESEHRPRAILPERPTLIPAGRHLEASFIGNADYELPALELLAEPPLPDGEEVDADELEQNALNLQQTVQDFGVRGDILAVRPGPVVTLYELEPAPGTKSSRVIGLSDDIARSMSAVSARVAVVPGRNVIGIELPNPVRETVYLRELLASVDFVETRHKLALCLGKNIGGEPIIADLARMPHLLVAGTTGSGKSVAINTMILSLLYRMKPEECRLIMVDPKMLELSVYDGIPHLLSPVVIDPKKAVIALKWAVREMEERYKKMSKISVRNIDGYNARMKEARERGETITRTVQTGFDRTTGEAVYEDEVMDLNPLPYIVIVVDEMADLMMVAGKDIEGAIQRLAQMARAAGIHLIMATQRPSVDVITGTIKANFPTRISFQVTSKIDSRTILGEMGAEQLLGQGDMLFMAGGGRTTRVHGPFCSDSEVETVVAHLKAQGRPSYLEAVTADDGSSDQPEKPAKGSRAAAKAEKDDFAEGEDADAPVFDIGAFAASAGAEGGELYEQAIAVVLRDRKASTSYIQRRLQIGYNRAASIMERMEIEGIVGPANHAGKREILVEGLAGAPSGGYDDE from the coding sequence ATGAGTCTGCGCTCCAACCTCGCCCGGCGCATCGCCGGCGCCCCCCCGGCCCCGCCGCGGGCGCTGCCGCACGCGCTTCCGCATCCCGCCCTGCCGGAGCCGGGCGCGGACGGGTTCGACGCGGGCAGCGTGCCGAGCTGGCTGGTGCCGCCGGGGGCGATGCTCGGGCGCGGGGCCGCGGCGGAGGACGGGCCGCACGGCGCGGAGGAGGGGCTGTTCGCGACGGCCGACCCTGCCGCCCTGTCCGAACACGCCCCGCCCGGCCAGGCGCCGGCGTATCACGGCGGGCCGGAGATGCCGTTCGAGAGCCGGATCGACGCCCGCGCCTCGGGGCCCGGCGTTCTGGTGCGCACGCCGCGCCGCCCGGCGGCGATCGCTCCGGAAGCCGGTGCGATTCCGGCACCCCGTGCCCTGCCCTCCTCCCCGGTGCATCCGCAGGGACATCCCCAGGGCACGCCGCAGGCCGTGCCCGAGGCGGTGCGCTTCACCCGCACTCCCGACACCGTTCTGATGGAGCGCCGCCGCCAGGCGCTGGAGGCCGAGCGCGAGGCGCAGTCCCGGGCCCAGGCCCTGCTCGACGCCCGGGCGGCGGCCGAGGCCGCGGCCCTGGAGGCGGAGCGGGCCCGCGAGGCGGCGGAGCGCGAGGCCGCCGAGCGCGAGAGGCTGATCGCCGCCGAGGAGGCGGAGGCCGCGCGGCTGCGCGCCGAGCAGGCCGCCCTGGAAGTGCCGAGCTGGCGCCGCCCCTTCGTGCCGCCGCCGGGCGTGAGCTTCTTCCGCACCCCCGACCGCCGGCCGAAGCCCGCCGCCCCGCCGCCGCCGGCCGCTGCCCCGGTCGAGGACGCACAGGTCGCGACGGAGTCCCGGATCGGGGCCTTCGCGCCTCCCGCCGCTCCCGCCGTCGCGGCGGTCGGGGTCGCCCCGCTGCCCTTCGGCTTCGACGTGCCGTTCATCCCACCGGTTCCGGCCGAACCGTCCGACTGGTCGGACGTGCCGGACTGGTCGTCGCTGCACGGCTGGTTCGGCCCGGCCGAGGCCCCGGTCGAGGTCGCGCCCGCGTCCGAGCCTCGGCCCGCCGCGCCGCGCCCGGCGCTGCACGCCATGGCCGCCCGCGCCGCGATCCGCCCGGCTCACCAAGCCCAAGTGGAGGCCGGCGGCGAGGCCGCGATCGCGGCGCGGCCCGTGCCCTTCGCCGCCCATCCGGTTGCGCCCCACGCCGGACCGCAGGCCCCGGCCGCCACCGCGGCGCCCGCTTCCGCACAGCCCGCGCCGCAGGCCCCCTCCCCTGCCCCGCAGGCGGTGGCGCCGCTGACGATCCCGGCACGGCCCGTCCTGCTGCGGACGCGGCCCGGCGCCGAGCCCGAGGCGGCCGAAGAGACCGTCGACGAGACGAGCGGATCGGCCGTCGAGGCGGCGCAGGACGCCTTCCCGGACTTCGACGCCGCGTTCGAGCCGGAAGCCGTCCCCGCGGCCGCCGAGCCCGTCGCCGTCGAGGCGGAATCCGAGCACCGCCCGCGGGCGATCCTGCCCGAGCGCCCGACGCTGATCCCCGCCGGCCGCCACCTGGAGGCGTCGTTCATCGGCAATGCCGATTACGAACTGCCCGCCCTGGAGCTGCTCGCCGAACCGCCGCTGCCCGACGGCGAAGAGGTCGATGCGGACGAACTGGAGCAGAACGCCCTCAACCTCCAGCAGACCGTGCAGGACTTTGGCGTGCGCGGCGACATCCTGGCGGTGCGCCCCGGCCCCGTCGTCACCCTCTACGAGCTGGAGCCGGCGCCGGGCACCAAGTCGAGCCGCGTCATCGGCCTGTCGGACGACATCGCCCGCTCGATGTCCGCCGTCTCCGCCCGCGTCGCCGTCGTCCCCGGCCGCAACGTGATCGGCATCGAACTGCCGAACCCGGTGCGCGAGACCGTGTACCTGCGCGAGCTGCTGGCCTCGGTCGATTTCGTGGAGACCAGGCACAAGCTCGCCCTGTGCCTCGGCAAGAACATCGGCGGCGAGCCGATCATCGCCGACCTCGCCCGCATGCCGCACCTGCTGGTCGCCGGCACCACCGGCTCGGGCAAGTCGGTGGCCATCAACACCATGATCCTCAGCCTGCTCTACCGGATGAAGCCGGAGGAGTGCCGCCTGATCATGGTCGATCCCAAGATGCTGGAACTGTCGGTCTACGACGGCATCCCGCACCTGCTCTCCCCCGTCGTCATCGACCCGAAGAAGGCGGTCATCGCCCTCAAATGGGCCGTGCGCGAGATGGAGGAACGCTACAAGAAGATGTCGAAGATCAGCGTGCGCAACATCGACGGGTACAATGCCCGGATGAAGGAGGCGCGCGAGCGGGGCGAGACCATCACCCGCACCGTGCAGACCGGCTTCGACCGCACCACCGGCGAGGCGGTCTACGAGGACGAGGTCATGGACCTCAACCCGCTGCCCTACATCGTGATCGTTGTCGACGAGATGGCCGACCTGATGATGGTGGCGGGCAAGGACATCGAGGGGGCGATCCAGCGGCTGGCGCAGATGGCGCGGGCGGCGGGCATCCACCTGATCATGGCGACGCAGCGCCCGAGCGTGGACGTGATCACCGGCACGATCAAGGCGAACTTCCCGACCCGGATCTCGTTCCAGGTGACGAGCAAGATCGACTCGCGCACGATCTTAGGGGAGATGGGCGCGGAGCAGTTGCTGGGCCAGGGCGACATGCTGTTCATGGCCGGCGGCGGGCGCACGACCCGCGTGCACGGGCCGTTCTGCTCGGATTCGGAAGTCGAGACCGTGGTCGCCCACCTCAAGGCGCAAGGGCGGCCGTCCTACCTCGAAGCGGTCACCGCCGACGACGGTTCCTCCGACCAGCCGGAGAAGCCGGCCAAGGGCTCGCGCGCCGCGGCCAAGGCCGAGAAGGACGACTTCGCGGAAGGTGAGGACGCGGACGCCCCGGTCTTCGACATCGGCGCCTTCGCGGCGAGTGCGGGCGCCGAGGGCGGCGAGCTCTACGAGCAGGCCATCGCCGTGGTGTTGCGCGACCGCAAGGCCTCGACGAGCTACATCCAGCGCCGCCTCCAGATCGGCTACAACCGCGCCGCCTCGATCATGGAGCGGATGGAGATCGAGGGGATCGTCGGACCGGCCAACCACGCGGGCAAGCGCGAGATCCTGGTCGAGGGCCTCGCGGGCGCCCCCTCCGGCGGCTACGACGACGAGTGA
- a CDS encoding outer-membrane lipoprotein carrier protein LolA: protein MTGRRLSFAGPLLVAALALQPQPADAQVSSFLDGLFGRKEESAPPPAAAPAPEAAPAPAKKAAQKPGKGADKAAEKSADKPGEKTGSIRAAAKPAPTAPAANAGTRVAAVGAPNLGASLQDADPAAVVTAANAYFNGFQTLTGSFIQIGADGRRIGGKLSLAKPGRLRFEYDQPSPLEVVADGTSVAVRDRKLGTQDLYFISQTPLKFLLREKIDLARDLTVTEVTNDPGGVRVGLEDRSTLGGTSKIQLFFDAEVKTLSQWRITDPQGYLTTVQLSNLQKDKAVDGSLFFINYGRAEDKAMQRQIESQNP from the coding sequence ATGACTGGCCGACGCCTCTCCTTCGCCGGTCCGCTGCTCGTCGCCGCGCTGGCGCTCCAGCCGCAGCCGGCGGACGCCCAGGTCTCCTCCTTCCTCGACGGCCTGTTCGGCCGCAAGGAGGAGTCGGCGCCGCCCCCGGCCGCGGCACCCGCGCCGGAGGCCGCACCGGCCCCGGCGAAGAAGGCGGCGCAGAAGCCCGGCAAAGGCGCGGACAAGGCCGCCGAGAAGTCTGCCGACAAACCCGGGGAGAAGACCGGCAGCATCAGGGCCGCGGCCAAGCCCGCCCCGACGGCCCCGGCCGCGAATGCCGGCACGCGGGTCGCGGCGGTGGGGGCACCCAACCTCGGCGCCTCGCTTCAGGACGCCGACCCGGCCGCCGTCGTGACGGCGGCCAACGCCTACTTCAACGGCTTCCAGACCCTGACCGGCTCGTTCATCCAGATCGGCGCGGACGGGCGCCGCATCGGCGGCAAGCTGTCGCTGGCCAAGCCCGGGCGCCTGCGCTTCGAGTACGACCAGCCCTCTCCGCTCGAAGTGGTGGCCGATGGCACCTCGGTGGCGGTGCGCGACCGCAAGCTCGGCACCCAGGATCTCTACTTCATCTCGCAGACGCCGCTGAAATTCCTCCTTCGCGAGAAGATCGACCTCGCCCGCGACCTCACGGTCACCGAAGTCACCAACGATCCGGGCGGCGTGCGCGTCGGCCTGGAGGACCGTTCGACGCTCGGCGGCACCTCGAAGATCCAACTGTTCTTCGACGCCGAGGTGAAGACCCTGTCGCAGTGGCGGATCACCGATCCGCAGGGCTATCTCACCACCGTGCAGCTCTCGAACCTGCAGAAGGACAAGGCGGTCGACGGATCGCTGTTCTTCATCAATTACGGCCGTGCCGAGGACAAGGCGATGCAGCGCCAGATCGAGAGCCAGAATCCCTGA
- the xth gene encoding exodeoxyribonuclease III yields the protein MRLTVTTWNINSVRLRIESVLRFLREARPDVLCLQETKCPDDLFPLKALEGSGYENVVFAGQKGYNGVAILSRFPLLTRDVMSFCQRADARHVSAVLGPEAGPAAGIVLHDFYVPAGGDVPHRDLNPKFAHKLDFLAELRAWGGRRVAGPAILVGDLNVAPLEHDVWSHKQLLDVVSHTPVETEALETLRGEAGWIDAARLLTPEPEKIYTWWSYRSPNWERADKGRRLDHAWVSPDLAGTVRKVAVFREARGWEKPSDHVPVTLTLEL from the coding sequence TTGCGCCTCACCGTCACGACCTGGAACATCAACTCGGTGCGGCTGCGCATCGAATCCGTGCTGCGCTTCCTGCGCGAGGCCCGGCCCGACGTGCTCTGCCTCCAGGAGACCAAGTGCCCCGACGACCTCTTCCCGCTCAAGGCGCTCGAGGGGTCGGGCTACGAGAACGTCGTCTTCGCCGGGCAAAAAGGTTATAACGGCGTCGCGATCCTCTCGCGCTTTCCCCTGCTCACCCGCGACGTGATGAGCTTCTGCCAGCGGGCGGATGCGCGCCACGTCTCGGCGGTGCTCGGGCCCGAGGCGGGCCCGGCGGCGGGCATCGTGCTGCACGATTTCTACGTGCCGGCCGGCGGCGACGTGCCCCACCGCGACCTCAACCCGAAATTCGCGCACAAGCTCGACTTCCTCGCCGAACTGCGCGCCTGGGGCGGGCGGCGCGTCGCGGGCCCGGCGATCCTCGTCGGCGACCTCAACGTGGCGCCGCTGGAGCATGACGTCTGGTCGCACAAGCAGCTCCTCGACGTGGTGAGCCACACCCCCGTCGAGACCGAGGCGCTGGAGACCCTGCGCGGCGAAGCCGGCTGGATCGACGCGGCCCGGCTCCTCACTCCGGAGCCGGAAAAGATCTACACGTGGTGGAGCTACCGCTCGCCGAACTGGGAACGCGCCGACAAGGGCCGGCGCCTCGACCACGCCTGGGTCTCGCCCGACCTCGCCGGCACGGTGCGCAAGGTCGCGGTGTTTCGCGAAGCGAGAGGCTGGGAGAAGCCCTCCGACCACGTGCCGGTCACGTTGACGCTGGAACTGTAG
- a CDS encoding amino acid permease produces the protein MPHPALGARKPVAALIADDSGPGGPSLAKNLSAFSLVCIGVGATVGAGIFVLTGTAAANFAGPGLMLSFVLGAVASGLVALCYAELAAMIPVAGSTYSYTYATLGALPAWIIGWDLVLEFAMAAATIAVGWSGYAQSLMADAGLRLPAALAAAPGEGGVVNLPAALVTLALTALLMRDNRGAARTNAVLVALKVAIILAFLAVGAAHLRPELWHPLVPENEGAFGAFGWSGIFRGAGVVFFAYVGFETVSTAAGETRDPQRDAPVGLIGSLIVTAALYVAVAAVLTGLVPYRDLDVADPIAKAITVTGLTGFSVAIKAGALIGLTTAALTALYGQARIGYAMARDRMLPDLFSRIGERSRTPFVAQGLIGLATALVAALVPIGILGELVSIGTLLAFILVCASVLILRRTEPERARPFRVPGGVLVPVLGILACLALMASLPGDTWLRLLVWLGLGLAIWFGYGRRRVAASPGFERTSPFAGPGQSPG, from the coding sequence ATGCCCCATCCCGCCCTCGGCGCCCGCAAGCCCGTCGCCGCCCTGATCGCCGACGATTCCGGCCCGGGCGGTCCGTCACTGGCAAAAAACCTCTCCGCCTTCAGCCTCGTCTGCATCGGCGTCGGCGCGACGGTCGGGGCCGGGATCTTCGTGCTCACCGGCACCGCGGCGGCCAACTTCGCCGGGCCGGGGCTGATGCTCTCCTTCGTGCTCGGCGCGGTGGCGAGCGGGCTGGTCGCCCTGTGCTACGCCGAACTCGCCGCGATGATCCCGGTGGCGGGCTCGACCTATTCCTACACCTACGCCACGCTGGGCGCGCTGCCGGCCTGGATCATCGGCTGGGATCTGGTGCTCGAATTCGCCATGGCCGCGGCCACCATCGCCGTCGGCTGGTCCGGCTACGCGCAGAGCCTCATGGCCGATGCGGGGCTCAGGCTGCCGGCTGCGCTCGCCGCGGCGCCGGGGGAGGGTGGGGTGGTCAACCTGCCGGCTGCGCTCGTGACGCTGGCGCTCACCGCCCTGCTGATGCGCGACAACCGGGGTGCGGCCCGCACCAACGCCGTGCTGGTGGCGCTGAAGGTGGCGATCATCCTCGCCTTCCTCGCCGTCGGCGCCGCTCACCTGCGGCCCGAACTGTGGCACCCGCTGGTGCCGGAAAACGAGGGCGCGTTCGGGGCCTTCGGCTGGAGCGGCATCTTTCGCGGGGCAGGCGTCGTGTTCTTCGCCTATGTCGGCTTCGAGACCGTCTCGACCGCGGCCGGCGAGACCCGCGATCCGCAGCGGGACGCGCCCGTGGGGCTGATCGGCTCGCTGATCGTCACCGCGGCGCTCTACGTGGCGGTGGCCGCGGTGCTGACCGGCCTCGTGCCCTACCGCGACCTCGACGTCGCCGATCCGATCGCCAAGGCGATCACGGTGACGGGGCTGACCGGCTTCTCGGTGGCGATCAAGGCGGGCGCGCTGATCGGGCTGACGACGGCGGCGCTCACCGCGCTCTACGGGCAGGCGCGGATCGGCTACGCCATGGCCCGCGACCGGATGCTGCCGGACCTGTTTTCGCGCATCGGCGAACGGAGCCGGACGCCGTTCGTGGCGCAGGGGCTGATCGGGCTCGCCACCGCCCTCGTGGCGGCGCTGGTGCCGATCGGCATCCTCGGCGAACTCGTCAGCATCGGCACGCTGCTCGCCTTCATCCTCGTCTGCGCCAGCGTGCTGATCCTGCGCCGGACGGAGCCGGAGCGGGCGCGGCCCTTCCGGGTGCCGGGCGGCGTCCTCGTGCCGGTGCTGGGCATTCTCGCCTGCCTCGCCCTGATGGCGAGCCTGCCCGGCGACACGTGGCTGCGCCTGCTGGTCTGGCTCGGCCTCGGGCTGGCGATCTGGTTCGGCTACGGCCGTCGGCGGGTCGCAGCAAGTCCAGGTTTCGAAAGGACGAGTCCTTTCGCGGGTCCAGGGCAGAGCCCTGGTTGA
- the rpsO gene encoding 30S ribosomal protein S15 translates to MSITAERKTALIKEYAKGNKDTGSPEVQIAILTERITNLTAHFKTHGKDNHSRRGLLKLVSQRRSLLDYLKRKEEARYRTLIERLGIRR, encoded by the coding sequence ATGTCGATCACGGCAGAGCGCAAGACCGCGCTCATCAAGGAATACGCCAAGGGCAACAAGGACACCGGCTCGCCGGAGGTCCAGATCGCCATCCTCACCGAGCGGATCACCAACCTGACCGCCCACTTCAAGACCCACGGCAAGGACAACCACTCCCGCCGCGGCCTCCTGAAGCTGGTCTCGCAGCGCCGCTCGCTGCTCGACTACCTGAAGCGCAAGGAAGAGGCGCGCTACCGCACCCTCATCGAGCGCCTCGGCATCCGCCGCTAA
- the pnp gene encoding polyribonucleotide nucleotidyltransferase: MFDVQREELIWGDRKLVLETGKTARQADGAVVATYGETTVLATVVAAKEPKPGIDFMPLTVNYQERAYAAGRIPGGYFKREGRPSEKETLVSRLIDRPIRPLFVEGWRNDTQVVVTVLSHDLENDPDIVSMVAASAALTLSGVPFMGPIGAARVGYINGGYKLNPLVTEVSESTLDLVVAGTQDAVLMVESEARELSEDVMLGAVMFGHKHFQPVIEAIIRLAEKAAKEPRAFAPPENADVEKAVLEIGEAELREAYKKTVKQERYAAVDAVKAKVVAALCPSEGEQTFAPEKVKAAFKEAQSKVVRWNILDTGSRIDGRDVKTVRPIVSEVGVLPRAHGSAMFTRGETQALVVATLGTGEDEQFIDALEGTYKERFLLHYNFPPYSVGETGRMGSPGRREIGHGKLAWRAIRPVLPPAHEFPYTIRVVSEITESNGSSSMASVCGGSLSLMDAGVPLRRPVAGIAMGLILEGERFAVLSDILGDEDHLGDMDFKVAGTDEGITSLQMDIKIAGITEEIMRVALAQAKDGRAHILGEMAHALTAARPELGEYAPRIETMQIPTDKIRDVIGTGGKIIREIVEKTGAKINIEDTGVVKIASSDGKAIKAAYNWIRSIVAEPEAGTIYDGTIVKIMEFGAFVNFFGAKDGLVHISELAPQRVAKVGDVVKEGQKVKVKFLGADERGKIRLSMKVVDQETGEDITERLKAERAERGEPEREERGDRGDRGDRGPRRDRGERRRESSGE, from the coding sequence ATGTTCGACGTCCAACGCGAAGAGCTGATCTGGGGCGACCGCAAGCTCGTCCTCGAAACCGGCAAGACCGCCCGCCAGGCCGACGGCGCCGTGGTCGCCACCTACGGCGAGACCACCGTGCTCGCCACCGTGGTCGCGGCCAAGGAGCCCAAGCCCGGCATCGACTTCATGCCGCTGACCGTGAACTACCAGGAGCGCGCCTACGCCGCCGGCCGCATTCCCGGCGGCTACTTCAAGCGCGAGGGCCGCCCGTCCGAGAAGGAGACGCTCGTCTCCCGCCTGATCGACCGGCCGATCCGCCCGCTCTTCGTCGAGGGCTGGCGCAACGACACCCAGGTCGTCGTCACCGTCCTCAGCCACGACCTCGAGAACGATCCCGACATCGTCTCGATGGTGGCGGCCTCCGCCGCGCTGACGCTCTCCGGCGTGCCGTTCATGGGCCCGATCGGCGCCGCCCGCGTCGGCTACATCAACGGCGGCTACAAGCTGAACCCGCTGGTGACCGAGGTCTCCGAGTCCACCCTCGACCTCGTCGTCGCCGGCACGCAGGACGCCGTGCTGATGGTCGAGTCCGAGGCGCGTGAGCTCTCCGAGGACGTGATGCTCGGGGCCGTGATGTTCGGCCACAAGCACTTCCAGCCGGTGATCGAGGCGATCATCCGGCTGGCCGAGAAGGCCGCCAAGGAGCCGCGCGCCTTCGCTCCGCCGGAGAACGCCGACGTCGAGAAGGCGGTGCTGGAGATCGGCGAGGCGGAGCTGCGCGAGGCCTACAAGAAGACGGTCAAGCAGGAGCGCTACGCCGCGGTCGACGCCGTGAAGGCGAAGGTCGTCGCCGCGCTCTGCCCCTCCGAGGGCGAGCAGACGTTCGCTCCTGAGAAGGTCAAGGCGGCCTTCAAGGAGGCCCAGTCGAAGGTGGTCCGCTGGAACATCCTCGACACGGGTTCGCGCATCGACGGCCGCGACGTGAAGACCGTCCGCCCGATCGTGTCGGAAGTCGGCGTGCTGCCCCGCGCCCACGGCTCGGCGATGTTCACCCGCGGCGAGACCCAGGCGCTGGTCGTCGCCACGCTGGGCACCGGCGAGGACGAGCAGTTCATCGACGCGCTCGAAGGGACGTACAAGGAGCGCTTCCTGCTCCACTACAACTTCCCTCCCTACTCGGTCGGCGAGACCGGCCGCATGGGCTCGCCCGGCCGCCGCGAGATCGGCCACGGCAAGCTCGCCTGGCGCGCGATCCGGCCCGTGCTGCCGCCGGCCCACGAGTTCCCGTACACGATCCGCGTGGTCTCCGAGATCACCGAGTCGAACGGCTCCTCCTCCATGGCCTCGGTCTGCGGCGGCTCGCTGTCGCTGATGGATGCGGGCGTGCCCCTGCGCCGTCCGGTGGCCGGCATCGCCATGGGCCTGATCCTGGAAGGCGAGCGCTTCGCGGTGCTCTCCGACATCCTCGGCGACGAGGACCATCTCGGCGACATGGACTTCAAGGTGGCCGGCACGGACGAGGGCATCACCTCGCTCCAGATGGACATCAAGATCGCCGGCATCACCGAGGAGATCATGCGGGTGGCGCTCGCCCAGGCCAAGGACGGGCGCGCTCACATCCTCGGCGAGATGGCGCACGCCCTGACCGCGGCCCGTCCGGAGCTCGGCGAGTACGCACCACGCATCGAGACGATGCAGATCCCCACCGACAAGATCCGCGACGTGATCGGCACCGGCGGCAAGATCATCCGCGAGATCGTGGAAAAGACCGGCGCCAAGATCAACATCGAGGATACCGGCGTCGTGAAGATCGCCTCCTCCGACGGCAAGGCGATCAAGGCGGCCTACAACTGGATCCGCTCCATCGTCGCCGAGCCGGAGGCCGGCACGATCTACGACGGCACGATCGTCAAGATCATGGAGTTCGGCGCCTTCGTGAACTTCTTCGGCGCCAAGGACGGCCTCGTCCACATCTCCGAGCTCGCCCCGCAGCGGGTCGCCAAGGTCGGCGACGTCGTCAAGGAGGGCCAGAAGGTCAAGGTGAAGTTCCTGGGCGCCGACGAGCGCGGCAAGATCCGCCTGTCGATGAAGGTCGTCGATCAGGAGACCGGCGAGGACATCACCGAGCGGCTCAAGGCCGAGCGCGCGGAGCGCGGCGAGCCGGAGCGCGAGGAGCGGGGCGACCGCGGGGATCGTGGCGATCGCGGCCCCCGCCGCGACCGCGGCGAGCGCCGTCGGGAGTCGTCGGGCGAGTAA